In a single window of the Oscarella lobularis chromosome 4, ooOscLobu1.1, whole genome shotgun sequence genome:
- the LOC136186097 gene encoding cilia- and flagella-associated protein 337-like isoform X2 has product MESRKSTPISAASLDALAKRRLSMASRGPGRGQHEALATARSVIEIMESDGMKLEDSINLSHLVRLMKIFNEADENGSDGLDIDEFRNAFGEILGKGKDAHEMNILFMKIDTNCDGTIDWDELCTYMLLEYQEKHEMGSETNLPFPRPLKLISLINSLHRDAIMSVCWLQTIRSNENKTPTREGRYVTVGRDGIISFWTNEMKMQKSLTLDYPKPKFMWVTDCLALNNANKIAVATTDSDICFYDLSAGHCERRYHICSLPNAVQHMDYWIDPVKSNHSILVFGDSGGNVGVFRFYQATLGLFAIKKQDVCIRIPFAELLTGKRSILCTADLYENVHGDWSKKVNYCRNLDAFLSCSWDSDSALVLGHMDGRNDRTLFRVAKGVSSFDYSEEWNCIVTGGVDRLIRVWSPYVSHKPTAVLKGHNAAIFQVIICDRTLQLYTLSKDKVLKVWDLRDHSCIQTITRLQSLGHGPLTTAFLDGSNHTLFMAANQLGVLDMGDHDQSDAIATSHEKPICAALFNANFGQVVSGCADSTVRVWDLETGEKVMQFGRAHGNAEITAMAFDPTERRLVTGARDGTVKMWNFNNGACLGVIDSLDSTEITGIVCPSDRICTAGWGCRIVVHGDLRGTDEEIPSRAWRGRHVEDILCMDYCAPNLVATGSYNGDILVWGLDNENVYCHFNRRENICKTIMKGMTAREFKLKSVTARRSLAAGAGIGGDGDGGDETKKSRTSVTRLPSLVENDDDNKRLGNDRDDRAVEKLVFLKCRENDAQTATLVASGGGGWIYFWSVFGGGVLGEFIALHRWASDFNSIYALATDPTNTIFFTGCTQGYVKIWDISTYCLDPRYHKVGLKTRDSLPMYRRLIESKQRNNLRLEILVKRPATQSAQYAMPPHLASWRAHLHAINSIDFIPEKDLVLTASSDCSIRLWTVCGRYVGTFGQKTAWVLPHPSKQGESPQHLPKDVLRVASQATVKTTLGTLQSKWKLARSLFATFHLIRRTRQESAAARFKSGAHLTTLTEIDLEKSDILGKSYKRKIRHRCPPAPPRIWHDRSNQYFIYPCLKCHDLVDVHSRFKMLSQSRRSSLRQGEAVRFENPWKLSVSEPPPPPQEASAKGGGVFSLVKALQLRSKLKAWQHQKSHMIPKVATVSKK; this is encoded by the exons ATGGAGTCGCGAAAGTCGACTCCCATCTCGGCGGCGTCTCTGGACGCTCTCGCCAAGCGGCGATTATCGATGGCGAGTCGGGGGCCGGGACGAGGTCAACACGAGGCGCTTGCGACGGCCAGATCCGTCATCGAGATCATGGAATCCGATGGCATGAAACTGGAAGACTCGATCAATCTTTCGCATCTCGTTCGACTAATGAAAATATTTAAT GAGGCTGATGAAAATGGTAGTGACGGTTTGgatattgacgaatttaGAAATGCTTTTGGGGAAATTCTTGGCAAGGGAAAAGATGCACatgaa ATGAATATTTTGTTCATGAAAATTGACACCAATTGTGATGGAACGATCGATTGG GATGAGTTGTGTACATACATGTTGCTTGAATATCAGGAGAAACATGAAATGGGCAGCGAGACGAATCTTCCCTTTCCTAGACCATTGAAACTAATCAGCCTAATCAATAG TCTTCACAGGGACGCGATTATGAGCGTGTGTTGGCTGCAGACGATTCGTTCCAACGAGAACAAGACGCCGACTCGAGAAGGTCGTTACGTGACAGTCGGTCGCGACGGCATCATTTCCTTCTGGACGAACGAGATGAAAATGCAGAAGAGTCTCACG CTCGACTATCCCAAGCCGAAATTCATGTGGGTAACCGATTGTTTGGCGTTGAATAATGCCAACAAAATAGCAGTGGCGACGACAGACAGCGACATCT GTTTTTATGACTTGTCTGCTGGCCACTGTGAACGACGATATCATATCTGTAGCCTTCCTAATGCCGTTCAGCACATGGACTATTGGATTGATCCAGTCAAGTCGAATCATAGTATATTGGTGTTTGGTGACTCGGGTGGGAACGTTGGCGTCTTTCGCTTCTATCAAGCGACGTTGGGACTTTTTGCTATTAAAAAGCAAG ATGTTTGCATTCGGATTCCGTTTGCTGAATTGCTCACCGGAAAACGATCGATACTTTGCACTGCTGATTTGTACGAG AATGTTCACGGCGATTGGTCGAAAAAAGTGAACTACTGTCGAAATCTTGACGCTTTCTTGTCGTGCTCTTGGGACTCCGATTCGGCGCTCGTTCTTGGTCACATGGACGGGAGAAACGACAG AACGTTATTTCGAGTAGCAAAGGGGGTGAGTTCGTTTGACTATTCGGAAGAATGGAATTGCATAG TCACTGGTGGCGTCGATCGATTAATTCGAGTTTGGAGTCCCTATGTATCTCACAAACCCACCGCG GTATTGAAGGGTCACAATGCGGCTATATTTCAGGTGATAATATGCGACAGAACCCTTCAATTGTACACTCTTTCAAAAGACAAA GTGCTCAAAGTGTGGGACCTGCGCGATCACTCCTGCATTCAAACGATCACCCGACTCCAATCTCTCGGTCATGGTCCTCTCACAACGGCCTTTCTAGACGGATCGAATCACACGCTATTTATGGCCGCAAATCAG TTAGGCGTCCTTGATATGGGCGATCACGACCAGTCGGACGCGATAGCGACGAGCCACGAAAAACCGATATGCGCCGCTCTCTTCAACGCGAATTTCGGTCAAGTGGTGAGCGGCTGCGCCGACTCGACCGTTCGCGTGTGGGATCTCGAAACGGGCGAGAAAGTGATGCAATTCGGTCGAGCGCACGGCAACGCCGAAATCACGGCAATGGCGTTCGATCCGACCGAACGACGACTCGTCACCGGCGCtcgcgacggcaccgtcAAAATGTGGAACTTCAATAACGGCGCTTGTCTCGGCGTCATCGACTCGCTCGATTCGACCGAGATAACGGGTATCGTTTGCCCGTCGGATCGCATCTGCACGGCCGGATGGGGTTGTCGCATCGTCGTTCACGGGGACCTTCGcggcaccgacgaggaaATTCCGTCGCGAGCGTGGCGCGGGCGACACGTCGAGGATATACTCTGCATGGACTACTGCGCGCCGAATTTGGTCGCTACCGGCTCCTATAACGGCGATATACTCGTCTGGGGTTTGGACAATGAGAACGTCTATTGTCATTTTAATAGGAGGGAGAATATCTGTAAGACGATTATGAAGGGAATGACGGCGCGCGAGTTCAAGTTGAAGTCGGTCACGGCGCGACGCTCTTTGGCCGCTGGTGCGGGtatcggcggcgacggcgacggcggcgacgagacaaagaaaagtcgtACTTCGGTGACTCGGTTGCcgtctctcgtcgaaaacgacgacgacaacaaacGCTTGGGGAACGACAGAGATGATCGTGCCGTCGAGAAG ctcgtttttttgaaatgTCGCGAGAATGATGCGCAGACGGCGACGCTCGTTgcgtcgggcggcggcggatggATTTATTTTTGGAGCgttttcggcggcggcgttctcGGCGAATTCATCGCGCTTCATCGCTGGGCGTCCGATTTTAATTCGATCTACGCCTTGGCCACGGATCCGACCAatacgattttcttcacCGGCTGCACTCAAGGCTACGTCAAA ATATGGGATATTTCTACTTATTGTCTTGACCCTCGTTATCATAAAGTGGGACTAAAGACTCGCGATTCGTTGCCGATGTACAGACGTTTGATTGAGTCGAAGCAGCGGAATAATCTCCGGCTTGAAATTCTCGTCAAGCGTCCGGCGACTCAATCGGCTCAATATGCGATGCCGCCGCATCTGGCGTCGTGGCGTGCTCATCTTCACGCCATCAATTCTATCGACTTTATTCCGGAAAAGGATCTCGTACTGACAGCGTCGTCCGATTGCTCTATTCGGCTTTGGACTGTCTGTGGAAGATACGTCG GAACCTTTGGCCAGAAAACCGCCTGGGTTCTTCCTCATCCTTCGAAACAGGGCGAATCGCCTCAGCATTTGCCGAAAGATGTTTTACGCGTTGCTTCACAGGCGACGGTGAAAACGACTTTAGGGACTTTGCAATCAAAGTGGAA ACTCGCTCGAAGTTTGTTTGCGACGTTTCATCTCATTCGACGCACTAGGCAGGAATCAGCTGCTGCTCGTTTCAAAAGCGGCGCACACTTGACCACTCTTACTGAAATCGATTTGGAAAAGAGCGACATACTCGGCAAATcgtacaaaagaaaaatcag ACATCGTTGTCCGCCTGCACCGCCGCGAATTTGGCACGATCGTAGCAATCAATATTTCATCTATCCGTGTCTGAAATGCCACGATTTAGTCGACGTCCATAGCCGATTTAAAATGCTcagtcaaagtcgtcgatcaTCACTGCGCCAAGGCGAAGCAGTGCGATTTGAAAACCCGTGGAAATTGTCGGTCAgcgagccgccgccgccgccacaaGAGGCATCCGCCAAGGGAGGAGGAGTATTCAGTCTAGTCAAGGCGCTACAGCTGAGAAGTAAGCTCAAAGCTTGGCAGCACCAAAAGAGTCACATGATACCAAAAGTGGCGACAGTatcgaaaaaataa
- the LOC136186151 gene encoding glutamine synthetase-like, with protein MGSRSERDVAKIRCMYIWIDGSGESVRSKTRTLDFVPKTPDDLPVWNFDGSSTGQSSGSDSDVYLRPVALFDDPFRHDNAENGLKNRLALCETENAAHEPTRTNHRRSCRRTMSTTTIADATPWFGIEQEYTLFEADAKTPLGWPEGGFPGPQGPYYCGVGTGRIYGRDVVEAHYRACLYAGIKIAGTNAEVMPSQWEFQVGPCEGIDMGDQLWMARYILLRVAEDFGIVVSFDPKPICGDWNGAGAHTNYSTISMRESGGLKHIESAIERLQGRHKDHIRVYDPKGGQDNARRLTGRHETADIKTFSSGIADRSASIRIPRHVAQEGCGYLEDRRPASNCDPYLVTERIVRTTILDED; from the exons ATGGGCAGCCGAAGCGAGCGTGACGTGGCGAAAATTCGATGCATGTACATCTGGatcgacggcagcggcgagaGCGTTCGATCAAAAACGCGAACGCTCGATTTCGTCCCGAAAACGCCCGACGACTTACCCGTGTGGAATTTCGACGGTTCGTCGACCGGACAGTCGTCGGGATCAGACAGCGACGTCTATCTACGTCCCGTCGCACTCTTCGACGATCCATTTCGTCACGACAACGCCGAGAACGGTCTAAAAAACCGACTAGCGCTATGCGAAACGGAAAACGCCGCGCACGAACCAACGCGAACCAATCATCGACGTtcgtgtcgtcgaacgatgtcgacgacgacgatcgccgacgcgacgccgTGGTTCGGCATCGAGCAGGAGTACACGCTATTCGAAGCGGACGCTAAAACGCCGCTTGGCTGGCCGGAAGGGGGATTTCCCGGTCCGCAGGGACCCTACTATTGCGGCGTGGGAACGGGACGCATTTACGGGCGCGATGTCGTTGAGGCGCATTATCGGGCCTGTCTCTATGCGGGGATCAAGATCGCTGGGACGAATGCGGAAGTCATGCCTTCGCAG TGGGAGTTTCAGGTGGGGCCGTGCGAGGGAATCGACATGGGGGATCAGTTGTGGATGGCAAGATATATTCTGCTAAG GGTGGCGGAGGATTTTGGTATTGTTGTCAGTTTTGATCCCAAGCCAATTTGCGGCGATTGGAACGGCGCTGGAGCTCACACCAATTACAGCACCATATCTATGAGAGAATCAGGAGGTCTAAAGCACATTGAAAGTGCCATTGAGCGTCTCCAAGGACGTCACAAAGATCACATACGCGTCTATGATCCCAAAGGCGGTCAGGACAACGCAAGACGTTTGACTGGACGACACGAGACGGCCGATATAAAGACGTTTTCAAGCGGAATTGCCGATCGAAGTGCCAGCATACGAATTCCTCGGCATGTTGCCCAAGAGGGTTGTGGCTATCTTGAAGATAGGAGACCGGCAAGCAATTGCGATCCCTATCTTGTTACTGAACGCATCGTCAGGACGACAATTTTAGATGAAGATTGa
- the LOC136186140 gene encoding REST corepressor 1-like, translating to MATEMMVRGQSPDPNYTPSASPKSSNDEMERSGLVGPPEMRVGVEYQAVLPELCKPELETTNRPEGLVLWSPADETVISEDTVDEFLQDARVNYGYNSEQALGMLFWHKCDIRKAKADLVNFVPYPDGFNLEDKVLFEQGYRSHGKSFHKIKQLMPDKSLGNLIKFYYSWKKTRQGTSLIDRRTRTKSKRLSDYHQFALDDDEEIDEEGEEQEEEDDDDDDDDDDDDDDDDDDDKSVEAEDLEKDISDDSSDAESLKQTLSSSHHRKSPLSSHFRSSRVKRPPKGMLINRSTLVEMNSEEGIETMKRLNQELAEIKIKIQSNKQTMSDSETEPYHPLEDILSLRPTVPARRTSSRWSSKEVQLGHQATRRYGKDFQAIADIIGSKSAQQCRAALKLSSTQRGGGGGGGDGEDERVDDGGMEEGEEAEARRRFRLRRKRQRRSLLRAEDDEVARVFEKTSGEEG from the exons ATGGCCACCGAAATGATGGTCCGAGGACAGAGTCCAGATCCGAATTACACCCCGTCGGCAAGTCCTAAAAGCAGCAACGACGAAATGGAACGAAGTGGACTCGTCG GTCCACCTGAAATGCGAGTGGGTGTCGAATATCAGGCAGTCCTTCCAGAACTTTGCAAAC CGGAATTGGAGACGACAAATCGACCTGAGGGACTAGTCCTTTGGTCTCCCGCCGACGAGACCGTTATATCGGAAGACACAG TggacgaatttcttcaagatGCTAGAGTCAATTACGGCTATAATTCAGAACAG GCATTGGGAATGCTGTTTTGGCATAAGTGCGACATTAGGAAAGCCAAGGCTGATCTAGTCAACTTCGTCCCATATCCAG ATGGCTTTAATCTTGAGGATAAGGTATTGTTTGAACAGGGCTATCGTAGTCACGGAAAGTCCTTTCACAAAATCAAACAGCTC ATGCCCGATAAATCATTGGGAAATCTCATCAAATTCTACTATTCGTGGAAGAAAACTCGACAGGGAACGAGTCTGATTGATCGGCGGACTCGCACGAAATCAAAACGACTTTCCGACTACCATCAATTCGccttggacgacgacgaagaaatcgacgaagagggagaagagcaggaggaggaagacgacgacgatgacgacgacgatgacgatgacgacgacgacgacgatgacgacgataaaaGCGTTGAAGCTGAAGACCT AGAAAAGGATATATCTGATGACAGCAGCGATGCGGAGTCCCTAAAACAG ACGCTATCCAGTTCTCATCATCGAAAAAGTCCGTTGTCTTCTCATTTTCGGTCTTCTCGTGTCAAGCGTCCGCCAAAG GGAATGCTCATAAACCGATCGACTCTGGTGGAAATGAATAGCGAAGAGGGCATCGAAACAATGAAGCGTCTAAACCAGGAATTAGCCGAGATCAAAATCAAA ATCCAATCAAACAAGCAGACGATGAGCGACAGCGAAACCGAGCCATATCATCCCCTCGAAGACATTCTCTCTTTGCGACCGACCGTG CCTGCGCGACGAACATCTTCCCGGTGGTCATCCAAAGAGGTTCAGCTGGGCCATCAAG ccACTCGTCGATACGGTAAAGATTTTCAGGCAATTGCTGATATCATTGGAAGCAAGTCAGCGCAGCAATGCAGAGCGGCGTTGAAGCTGTCGTCGACTCAGCggggcggcggtggcggcggcggcgacggcgaagatgAACGGGTAGACGATGGAGGAATGGAAGAAGGCGAGGAAGCGGAGGCGAGAAGGAGATTTAgattgagaagaaaacgtcaaagGCGATCGTTGCTGAGAgccgaagacgatgaagtgGCTAGAGTTTTTGAAAAGACGTCCGGAGAAGAAGGATGA
- the LOC136186175 gene encoding dynactin subunit 3-like: MAAVVHKPDLSPLEKRIRDLEEAVGKSHQGEKDAESCAAVLSKIAVELHRATATKEHITQFFSKQNELKTYLNPQLEKTVALTPKIKTELIAASETQVKRTANLLMQVESLKDTLDPKTLKSLPQLSDRLQPLMHAHVEQQDGAEAISKELADLLKTYNNFVSTVSHQLDQWDRLLQHYEEQYR, translated from the exons ATGGCTGCCGTCGTACACAAACCCGATCTATCGCCTCTCGAAAAGCGAATTCGCGACCTAGAAGAAGCAGTGGGCAAATCGCATCAAGGCGAAAAAGACGCTGAATCG TGCGCTGCCGTGCTATCCAAGATAGCAGTCGAACTGCATCGCGCAACGGCAACAAAGGAGCACATAACGCAGTTCTTTTCTAAAC AAAACGAGCTGAAAACCTACCTCAATCCCCAATTGGAGAAGACCGTCGCATTGACACCAAAAATCAAGACCGAGCTAATAGCAGCCAGCGAGACCCAAGTAAAGCGAACAGCAAATCTCCTAATGCAAGTAGAGAGCCTCAAAGACACACTCGATCCAAAAACGCTAAAGA GCTTGCCTCAGCTGTCCGATCGCCTTCAACCCCTAATGCACGCGCACGTGGAACAGCAAGACGGCGCGGAAGCAATCTCAAAAGAACTCGCGGACCTATTGAAGACTTATAACAATTTCGTATCGACCGTTTCTCACCAGCTCGATCAGTGGGACCGACTTCTTCAGCACTACGAGGAACAATATCGTTAG
- the LOC136186167 gene encoding E3 ubiquitin-protein ligase CCNB1IP1-like, which yields MDVDLLCNSKKCRKRLGKYAWVTSCSHIFCDEDGTREFSKSATPVCPACETALSGQQQDIVRVDIEPSDQYKSMVLAGQRPEVVMEICSRAISFWSYQACYERTYQEYVSSHAKEKCAQLKQHYEQALSRSQSELQSLKQQLLGVKKENDEEKKRYSDISEKLLERNRQYQKLQAMYDNLRRRAITPGSFGHDEPRVSARQRPPVTTPFDMPLGVQSRATNPTEVETLFSETENASSLAVSEPLFALQNPAKIKKVASKREIIRNPLAERMGDEHYSLRTPPPPVMGHPVMGHPVMPPRKM from the exons ATGGACGTCGATCTCTTATGCAATTCCAAAAAATGCCGGAAAAGACTCGGAAAATACGCATGG GTCACCTCTTGCTCAC ACATATTCTGTGATGAGGACGGAACGAGGGAGTTTAGCAAATCAGCGACACCCGTGTGTCCCGCAT GCGAAACGGCACTGAGCGGTCAGCAACAAGACATAGTGAGAGTCGATATTGAGCCCAGTGACCAATACAAATCG ATGGTATTGGCTGGCCAAAGGCCGGAAGTAGTCATGGAAATCTGTTCCAGGGCTATATCATTTTGGTCATATCAA GCTTGCTATGAACGGACGTATCAGGAATACGTTAGCAGTCACGCCAAGGAGAAGTGTGCCCAGTTGAAGCAACATTATGAGCAAGCTCTTTCTCGTTCGCAGTCCGAGCTGCAAT CTTTGAAGCAGCAGTTGCTTG GtgtgaagaaagaaaacgatgaggagaagaaaaggtacAGTGATATTTCGGAAAAATTGCTCGAAAGAAATAGGCAGTATCAAAAGCTTCAA GCAATGTATGATAACCTCAGGAG ACGAGCCATTACACCCGGTTCGTTTGGTCACGATGAGCCGCGAGTAAGTGCAAGGCAACGGCCACCCGTGACAACGCCATTTGACATGCCACTTGGAGTACAATCAAGAGCCACAA ATCCTACCGAAGTGGAGACTTTATTCAGTGAGACTGAGAACGCATCGTCATTGGCTGTTTCTG AACCATTATTTGCTTTACAGAATCCCGCTAAGATAAAGAAAGTGGCTTCGAAGCGCGAGATTATTCGCAATCCTCTCGCTGAACGAATGGGAGACGAGCATTATTCGCTACGAACCCCTCCACCGCCCGTCATGGGCCATCCTGTCATGGGCCATCCTGTCATGCCACCTCGTAAGATGtaa
- the LOC136186097 gene encoding cilia- and flagella-associated protein 337-like isoform X1 — MESRKSTPISAASLDALAKRRLSMASRGPGRGQHEALATARSVIEIMESDGMKLEDSINLSHLVRLMKIFNEADENGSDGLDIDEFRNAFGEILGKGKDAHEMNILFMKIDTNCDGTIDWDELCTYMLLEYQEKHEMGSETNLPFPRPLKLISLINSLHRDAIMSVCWLQTIRSNENKTPTREGRYVTVGRDGIISFWTNEMKMQKSLTLDYPKPKFMWVTDCLALNNANKIAVATTDSDICFYDLSAGHCERRYHICSLPNAVQHMDYWIDPVKSNHSILVFGDSGGNVGVFRFYQATLGLFAIKKQDVCIRIPFAELLTGKRSILCTADLYENVHGDWSKKVNYCRNLDAFLSCSWDSDSALVLGHMDGRNDRTLFRVAKGVSSFDYSEEWNCIVTGGVDRLIRVWSPYVSHKPTAVLKGHNAAIFQVIICDRTLQLYTLSKDKVYVLKVWDLRDHSCIQTITRLQSLGHGPLTTAFLDGSNHTLFMAANQLGVLDMGDHDQSDAIATSHEKPICAALFNANFGQVVSGCADSTVRVWDLETGEKVMQFGRAHGNAEITAMAFDPTERRLVTGARDGTVKMWNFNNGACLGVIDSLDSTEITGIVCPSDRICTAGWGCRIVVHGDLRGTDEEIPSRAWRGRHVEDILCMDYCAPNLVATGSYNGDILVWGLDNENVYCHFNRRENICKTIMKGMTAREFKLKSVTARRSLAAGAGIGGDGDGGDETKKSRTSVTRLPSLVENDDDNKRLGNDRDDRAVEKLVFLKCRENDAQTATLVASGGGGWIYFWSVFGGGVLGEFIALHRWASDFNSIYALATDPTNTIFFTGCTQGYVKIWDISTYCLDPRYHKVGLKTRDSLPMYRRLIESKQRNNLRLEILVKRPATQSAQYAMPPHLASWRAHLHAINSIDFIPEKDLVLTASSDCSIRLWTVCGRYVGTFGQKTAWVLPHPSKQGESPQHLPKDVLRVASQATVKTTLGTLQSKWKLARSLFATFHLIRRTRQESAAARFKSGAHLTTLTEIDLEKSDILGKSYKRKIRHRCPPAPPRIWHDRSNQYFIYPCLKCHDLVDVHSRFKMLSQSRRSSLRQGEAVRFENPWKLSVSEPPPPPQEASAKGGGVFSLVKALQLRSKLKAWQHQKSHMIPKVATVSKK, encoded by the exons ATGGAGTCGCGAAAGTCGACTCCCATCTCGGCGGCGTCTCTGGACGCTCTCGCCAAGCGGCGATTATCGATGGCGAGTCGGGGGCCGGGACGAGGTCAACACGAGGCGCTTGCGACGGCCAGATCCGTCATCGAGATCATGGAATCCGATGGCATGAAACTGGAAGACTCGATCAATCTTTCGCATCTCGTTCGACTAATGAAAATATTTAAT GAGGCTGATGAAAATGGTAGTGACGGTTTGgatattgacgaatttaGAAATGCTTTTGGGGAAATTCTTGGCAAGGGAAAAGATGCACatgaa ATGAATATTTTGTTCATGAAAATTGACACCAATTGTGATGGAACGATCGATTGG GATGAGTTGTGTACATACATGTTGCTTGAATATCAGGAGAAACATGAAATGGGCAGCGAGACGAATCTTCCCTTTCCTAGACCATTGAAACTAATCAGCCTAATCAATAG TCTTCACAGGGACGCGATTATGAGCGTGTGTTGGCTGCAGACGATTCGTTCCAACGAGAACAAGACGCCGACTCGAGAAGGTCGTTACGTGACAGTCGGTCGCGACGGCATCATTTCCTTCTGGACGAACGAGATGAAAATGCAGAAGAGTCTCACG CTCGACTATCCCAAGCCGAAATTCATGTGGGTAACCGATTGTTTGGCGTTGAATAATGCCAACAAAATAGCAGTGGCGACGACAGACAGCGACATCT GTTTTTATGACTTGTCTGCTGGCCACTGTGAACGACGATATCATATCTGTAGCCTTCCTAATGCCGTTCAGCACATGGACTATTGGATTGATCCAGTCAAGTCGAATCATAGTATATTGGTGTTTGGTGACTCGGGTGGGAACGTTGGCGTCTTTCGCTTCTATCAAGCGACGTTGGGACTTTTTGCTATTAAAAAGCAAG ATGTTTGCATTCGGATTCCGTTTGCTGAATTGCTCACCGGAAAACGATCGATACTTTGCACTGCTGATTTGTACGAG AATGTTCACGGCGATTGGTCGAAAAAAGTGAACTACTGTCGAAATCTTGACGCTTTCTTGTCGTGCTCTTGGGACTCCGATTCGGCGCTCGTTCTTGGTCACATGGACGGGAGAAACGACAG AACGTTATTTCGAGTAGCAAAGGGGGTGAGTTCGTTTGACTATTCGGAAGAATGGAATTGCATAG TCACTGGTGGCGTCGATCGATTAATTCGAGTTTGGAGTCCCTATGTATCTCACAAACCCACCGCG GTATTGAAGGGTCACAATGCGGCTATATTTCAGGTGATAATATGCGACAGAACCCTTCAATTGTACACTCTTTCAAAAGACAAAGTATat GTGCTCAAAGTGTGGGACCTGCGCGATCACTCCTGCATTCAAACGATCACCCGACTCCAATCTCTCGGTCATGGTCCTCTCACAACGGCCTTTCTAGACGGATCGAATCACACGCTATTTATGGCCGCAAATCAG TTAGGCGTCCTTGATATGGGCGATCACGACCAGTCGGACGCGATAGCGACGAGCCACGAAAAACCGATATGCGCCGCTCTCTTCAACGCGAATTTCGGTCAAGTGGTGAGCGGCTGCGCCGACTCGACCGTTCGCGTGTGGGATCTCGAAACGGGCGAGAAAGTGATGCAATTCGGTCGAGCGCACGGCAACGCCGAAATCACGGCAATGGCGTTCGATCCGACCGAACGACGACTCGTCACCGGCGCtcgcgacggcaccgtcAAAATGTGGAACTTCAATAACGGCGCTTGTCTCGGCGTCATCGACTCGCTCGATTCGACCGAGATAACGGGTATCGTTTGCCCGTCGGATCGCATCTGCACGGCCGGATGGGGTTGTCGCATCGTCGTTCACGGGGACCTTCGcggcaccgacgaggaaATTCCGTCGCGAGCGTGGCGCGGGCGACACGTCGAGGATATACTCTGCATGGACTACTGCGCGCCGAATTTGGTCGCTACCGGCTCCTATAACGGCGATATACTCGTCTGGGGTTTGGACAATGAGAACGTCTATTGTCATTTTAATAGGAGGGAGAATATCTGTAAGACGATTATGAAGGGAATGACGGCGCGCGAGTTCAAGTTGAAGTCGGTCACGGCGCGACGCTCTTTGGCCGCTGGTGCGGGtatcggcggcgacggcgacggcggcgacgagacaaagaaaagtcgtACTTCGGTGACTCGGTTGCcgtctctcgtcgaaaacgacgacgacaacaaacGCTTGGGGAACGACAGAGATGATCGTGCCGTCGAGAAG ctcgtttttttgaaatgTCGCGAGAATGATGCGCAGACGGCGACGCTCGTTgcgtcgggcggcggcggatggATTTATTTTTGGAGCgttttcggcggcggcgttctcGGCGAATTCATCGCGCTTCATCGCTGGGCGTCCGATTTTAATTCGATCTACGCCTTGGCCACGGATCCGACCAatacgattttcttcacCGGCTGCACTCAAGGCTACGTCAAA ATATGGGATATTTCTACTTATTGTCTTGACCCTCGTTATCATAAAGTGGGACTAAAGACTCGCGATTCGTTGCCGATGTACAGACGTTTGATTGAGTCGAAGCAGCGGAATAATCTCCGGCTTGAAATTCTCGTCAAGCGTCCGGCGACTCAATCGGCTCAATATGCGATGCCGCCGCATCTGGCGTCGTGGCGTGCTCATCTTCACGCCATCAATTCTATCGACTTTATTCCGGAAAAGGATCTCGTACTGACAGCGTCGTCCGATTGCTCTATTCGGCTTTGGACTGTCTGTGGAAGATACGTCG GAACCTTTGGCCAGAAAACCGCCTGGGTTCTTCCTCATCCTTCGAAACAGGGCGAATCGCCTCAGCATTTGCCGAAAGATGTTTTACGCGTTGCTTCACAGGCGACGGTGAAAACGACTTTAGGGACTTTGCAATCAAAGTGGAA ACTCGCTCGAAGTTTGTTTGCGACGTTTCATCTCATTCGACGCACTAGGCAGGAATCAGCTGCTGCTCGTTTCAAAAGCGGCGCACACTTGACCACTCTTACTGAAATCGATTTGGAAAAGAGCGACATACTCGGCAAATcgtacaaaagaaaaatcag ACATCGTTGTCCGCCTGCACCGCCGCGAATTTGGCACGATCGTAGCAATCAATATTTCATCTATCCGTGTCTGAAATGCCACGATTTAGTCGACGTCCATAGCCGATTTAAAATGCTcagtcaaagtcgtcgatcaTCACTGCGCCAAGGCGAAGCAGTGCGATTTGAAAACCCGTGGAAATTGTCGGTCAgcgagccgccgccgccgccacaaGAGGCATCCGCCAAGGGAGGAGGAGTATTCAGTCTAGTCAAGGCGCTACAGCTGAGAAGTAAGCTCAAAGCTTGGCAGCACCAAAAGAGTCACATGATACCAAAAGTGGCGACAGTatcgaaaaaataa